In the Chryseobacterium sp. MYb264 genome, one interval contains:
- a CDS encoding tRNA-binding protein, producing the protein MNIKPDISWTDFEKIDIRCGTIISVNDFEKARNPSYQLEIDFGDLGIRKSSAQITSLYQKEELIGKQIMAVVNFPKKQIANFFSECLVLGVYGEDKKDVTLLTPSLPTKNGMQVG; encoded by the coding sequence ATGAATATAAAACCGGATATCTCATGGACAGATTTTGAAAAAATAGACATCCGATGCGGAACCATCATTTCAGTAAACGATTTTGAAAAAGCGAGAAATCCATCCTACCAGTTGGAAATTGACTTTGGAGATTTGGGGATCAGAAAATCCTCAGCACAAATTACTTCACTTTATCAAAAGGAAGAATTGATTGGCAAACAGATTATGGCTGTCGTCAATTTCCCTAAAAAACAAATCGCTAATTTTTTCAGCGAATGTTTGGTTTTAGGAGTTTATGGAGAAGACAAAAAAGATGTCACGCTTTTAACACCTTCATTACCAACAAAAAATGGAATGCAGGTTGGATAA
- a CDS encoding 3'-5' exonuclease encodes MIQNIPIEKILFIDIETVPGAENWEDLTETERMLWDKKTKFQRKDDYSAEEFYPERAGIMAEFGKIVCITIGMLEKNDTLKIKSFAHHDEKKLLMDFGEIFNSTRLRDVILCAHNGKEFDFPWIARRFLINRMMPPAPFQMFGKKPWEIPHLDTMELWKFGDYKSFASLELLAHLFGIPTPKDDIDGSMVSSIYYIEKDLQRIVDYCEKDVLTLANVFRRMRQEDLLKRYINLD; translated from the coding sequence ATGATACAAAACATTCCTATAGAAAAGATTTTATTCATTGATATTGAGACGGTTCCGGGCGCAGAAAACTGGGAAGACCTTACAGAAACAGAGCGAATGCTTTGGGATAAAAAAACCAAATTTCAGCGAAAAGATGATTACTCCGCAGAAGAGTTTTATCCCGAGAGAGCCGGAATCATGGCAGAATTTGGAAAGATCGTCTGCATCACCATCGGGATGCTCGAAAAAAATGATACCCTGAAAATTAAAAGTTTCGCTCATCATGATGAGAAAAAGCTGTTGATGGATTTTGGTGAAATTTTTAACAGCACGCGGCTTCGTGATGTTATTCTTTGTGCGCATAACGGAAAGGAGTTTGATTTTCCATGGATTGCCCGAAGATTTTTAATTAATAGGATGATGCCTCCGGCACCGTTTCAGATGTTTGGAAAAAAACCTTGGGAAATCCCGCATCTCGATACCATGGAACTCTGGAAATTTGGGGATTATAAAAGTTTTGCATCCCTTGAATTACTCGCCCATCTTTTCGGCATCCCTACCCCGAAAGACGATATCGACGGCTCAATGGTTTCATCAATCTACTACATAGAGAAAGACTTGCAAAGAATAGTTGACTATTGTGAAAAAGATGTCTTAACTTTGGCAAATGTTTTCCGGCGTATGCGTCAGGAAGATTTGTTGAAAAGGTACATCAATTTAGATTAA
- a CDS encoding SUF system Fe-S cluster assembly protein: MKFTDDQIADIGEEIIGVLKTVYDPEIPVDIYELGLVYDVQISDDADVKIIMTLTTPNCPVAETLPQEVKDKVAEVENVKSVDLELTFEPSWHKDMMSEEAKFELGML; encoded by the coding sequence ATGAAATTTACAGACGATCAGATCGCTGACATTGGTGAGGAAATCATCGGTGTCCTAAAAACCGTATATGACCCTGAAATTCCGGTAGATATCTACGAACTGGGTTTGGTTTACGACGTACAGATTTCCGACGATGCGGATGTTAAAATCATCATGACACTGACAACGCCCAACTGCCCAGTAGCAGAAACGCTTCCCCAGGAAGTAAAAGATAAGGTGGCAGAGGTAGAAAACGTGAAAAGTGTAGATTTAGAGCTTACTTTCGAGCCTAGCTGGCATAAAGATATGATGAGTGAAGAAGCGAAGTTTGAGCTGGGAATGCTTTAA
- a CDS encoding sulfurtransferase, translating to MSPIISPSELKNLSTENLIILDARVGKEVHHNYLSKHIKGAKFIDLDKNLAEIGENAAFGGRHPLPSIEKFAETLSNLGISEDSHIVVYDDKNGSNAAARVWWMLKSFGFNNVQVLDGGFQNAEKQGLEFSSGEENFEKAELIKKVNWLLPTSTLETVENELTNHSSTVIDVRDAYRYNGESEPIDLVAGHIPGAINIPFSENLDENGNFLKPEAFKEKYSKLLADKPQNLIIHCGSGVTACHTILALYYAGFDIPGLYVGSWSEWSRRDGKEMAREI from the coding sequence ATGTCACCCATAATCTCACCCTCCGAATTAAAAAATCTTTCGACAGAAAATCTAATCATCTTAGACGCGAGAGTAGGAAAAGAAGTTCACCATAACTATTTAAGTAAGCACATTAAAGGTGCAAAATTTATTGATCTGGATAAAAATTTAGCTGAAATTGGTGAAAATGCCGCTTTTGGAGGAAGACATCCGCTTCCGAGCATTGAAAAATTTGCAGAAACACTTTCTAATCTTGGAATTTCAGAGGATTCTCACATCGTTGTTTATGATGATAAAAACGGATCAAATGCTGCGGCAAGAGTTTGGTGGATGTTGAAATCTTTTGGTTTTAATAATGTACAGGTTTTGGATGGTGGATTTCAAAATGCTGAAAAACAAGGTTTAGAATTTTCTTCTGGTGAAGAAAATTTTGAAAAAGCAGAATTAATTAAAAAAGTAAACTGGCTTCTTCCAACTTCAACGTTGGAAACTGTTGAAAATGAATTAACAAACCATTCTTCAACGGTAATCGATGTAAGAGATGCTTATCGTTATAACGGAGAATCTGAGCCAATCGATTTGGTTGCCGGACATATTCCCGGAGCGATTAATATTCCTTTCTCTGAAAATTTAGATGAAAATGGTAATTTCCTGAAACCTGAAGCTTTTAAAGAAAAATATTCAAAATTATTAGCGGATAAACCTCAGAATTTAATTATTCATTGCGGTTCTGGCGTGACTGCCTGCCATACCATTTTAGCATTATATTATGCAGGTTTTGATATCCCTGGCTTATATGTAGGCTCCTGGAGCGAATGGAGCCGAAGGGATGGAAAAGAAATGGCGCGAGAAATTTAA
- a CDS encoding OsmC family protein, with the protein MTSKITYIGDLRCSAEHLQSGTIIESDAPTDNHGKGEKFSPTDLCATSLAECALTTIAILGKEKNINIDGAYCNLQKIMKGEPRRIGEIVCNFVFSDSYSDKEKEFIEETAHNCPVAKSLHPDLLQTMIFIYQ; encoded by the coding sequence ATGACTTCAAAAATTACATATATTGGAGATTTAAGATGTTCAGCGGAACATTTACAATCAGGAACCATTATTGAAAGTGATGCTCCAACTGATAATCATGGAAAAGGAGAAAAATTTTCTCCTACAGACTTATGCGCAACTTCTTTAGCCGAATGTGCGCTTACCACGATTGCCATTTTAGGCAAAGAAAAAAATATTAACATTGATGGAGCTTACTGTAATCTTCAAAAAATTATGAAAGGTGAGCCAAGAAGAATTGGTGAAATTGTATGCAATTTTGTATTTTCAGATTCATATTCGGATAAAGAAAAAGAATTTATCGAAGAAACTGCGCATAATTGTCCGGTAGCGAAAAGTCTTCATCCTGATTTGTTACAAACCATGATTTTTATTTATCAATAA
- a CDS encoding hydroxymethylglutaryl-CoA lyase, which yields MFLTECPRDAMQGWGEFIPTDKKIDYINSLMDVGFDVLDCLSFVSPKAIPQMADSDEVAENIDKSRSKTKVSAIVANYRGAEKALKHQSVDIIGFPFSISETFQHRNTNKNQEEAFEEIIRMLELVKSENRQLNIYFSMAFGNPYGEMWKWEDVDFWAQRFSEIGVKDVLLSDTTGVATPQSISLLFEKIPSKYAEINFGAHFHNRYEDSYSKLKAAYDQGCTRFDSAIKGIGGCPMAKDDLVGNMPTEQVINFMSVEKADHKLKLLNFESSYNKAKDIFHF from the coding sequence ATGTTTCTTACTGAATGTCCGCGTGATGCAATGCAGGGTTGGGGAGAATTTATTCCCACTGATAAAAAAATAGATTATATCAACTCTTTGATGGATGTTGGTTTTGATGTATTAGATTGTCTGAGTTTTGTATCTCCAAAAGCAATTCCGCAAATGGCAGACTCTGATGAGGTTGCCGAAAATATCGATAAATCCCGCTCCAAAACTAAGGTTTCTGCGATTGTTGCCAATTACAGAGGTGCCGAAAAAGCATTGAAGCATCAATCGGTGGATATTATCGGGTTTCCGTTTTCTATTTCTGAAACTTTTCAGCATAGAAATACCAATAAAAACCAAGAGGAGGCTTTTGAAGAAATCATCAGAATGCTGGAATTGGTAAAAAGTGAAAACCGACAATTAAACATCTATTTCTCCATGGCTTTCGGTAATCCTTATGGCGAAATGTGGAAATGGGAAGATGTAGATTTCTGGGCACAGCGTTTTTCAGAAATTGGAGTTAAAGATGTTTTACTATCTGATACAACGGGAGTTGCGACACCACAATCAATCTCTCTTTTATTTGAAAAGATACCTTCAAAATATGCTGAAATTAATTTCGGAGCACATTTTCATAACCGTTACGAAGATTCTTATTCGAAGTTAAAAGCGGCTTACGACCAAGGTTGTACAAGGTTCGATAGCGCGATCAAAGGAATTGGAGGTTGCCCGATGGCGAAAGATGATTTGGTTGGAAATATGCCGACAGAGCAGGTCATCAACTTTATGAGCGTAGAAAAAGCAGACCACAAACTGAAACTGCTAAACTTCGAAAGCTCTTATAACAAAGCGAAAGATATTTTTCATTTTTGA
- the pepT gene encoding peptidase T has product MSAIEFNQLWKEKLLNRFLSYVKIYSTSDAESESTPSTERQWDIANYITEELKTIGLENVSIDENGYIMGYVPSNLENDDQPTIGFISHYDTSPDFSGENVKPQVWENYDGNDLLLNQSTGFTLSPSKFESLKKYIGQTLITTDGTTLLGADDKAGCAEIVTAAEYLIAHPEIKHGRIAVGFTPDEEIGRGAHKFDVAKFGAEFAYTMDGGEVGELEYENFNAAGAVVKIHGLSVHPGYAYGKMVNAVLLASEFAQSLPANETPATTKGFEGFYHLMDLNADISEAKLQYIIRDHDAEKFEARKKFMEEKIAEFNQKHGEGVAEIEIKEQYRNMKQQFEGKMHIVDLAAAAMKEAGIEPKIKAIRGGTDGAQLSYMGLPCPNIFAGGINFHGPYEYVALESMEKAMEVILNIAKV; this is encoded by the coding sequence ATGAGTGCAATAGAATTCAACCAATTGTGGAAAGAAAAGTTACTGAACCGTTTTCTTAGTTATGTAAAAATCTATTCAACCAGTGATGCCGAAAGCGAGTCAACCCCTTCTACAGAGAGACAGTGGGATATCGCCAATTATATCACAGAAGAATTGAAAACGATCGGTCTTGAGAATGTATCGATTGACGAAAATGGTTATATCATGGGTTATGTACCGTCAAACCTTGAAAATGATGATCAACCGACCATTGGATTTATTTCACATTATGATACTTCACCAGACTTTAGTGGTGAAAATGTAAAGCCACAGGTTTGGGAAAATTATGACGGAAATGATTTACTTTTAAATCAGTCGACAGGTTTTACCTTATCTCCTTCAAAATTTGAAAGTTTAAAGAAATATATTGGTCAGACTTTAATTACAACAGACGGAACTACGCTTCTTGGAGCTGATGATAAGGCAGGTTGCGCAGAAATCGTAACGGCTGCAGAATATCTGATTGCTCATCCTGAAATTAAGCATGGAAGAATTGCTGTAGGATTTACCCCTGACGAAGAAATCGGAAGAGGAGCCCATAAATTTGATGTAGCAAAATTCGGAGCTGAGTTCGCCTATACAATGGATGGCGGTGAAGTTGGAGAATTGGAATATGAAAACTTCAACGCGGCTGGAGCAGTCGTAAAAATCCACGGATTGAGTGTTCATCCAGGTTATGCGTACGGAAAAATGGTTAATGCAGTTCTTTTAGCTTCTGAATTTGCACAATCTCTTCCGGCAAACGAAACTCCGGCTACAACGAAAGGATTTGAGGGATTCTATCATTTAATGGATTTGAATGCTGATATTTCTGAGGCTAAATTACAATACATCATCCGTGATCACGATGCTGAAAAATTCGAGGCAAGAAAGAAATTCATGGAAGAAAAAATTGCTGAATTTAATCAGAAACACGGCGAAGGAGTTGCTGAAATTGAGATTAAAGAGCAATACCGAAATATGAAACAGCAATTTGAAGGAAAAATGCATATCGTAGATCTGGCTGCTGCCGCTATGAAAGAAGCAGGAATTGAGCCCAAAATTAAAGCGATCAGAGGAGGAACGGATGGGGCACAATTGTCTTATATGGGTCTTCCTTGTCCTAATATTTTTGCAGGAGGAATTAATTTCCACGGACCTTACGAATATGTGGCATTGGAAAGTATGGAAAAGGCAATGGAGGTAATTTTGAATATTGCTAAAGTGTAA
- a CDS encoding acyltransferase family protein: MNRDLYIDFAKGLATLSIIFIHTAFWSGQFYIPAEVRVFSLVFDVALFYALSGITSGSNIEKTFYRLLKLQITFMIFVTFLFFLDYFFKVFGLSFFSLEWLQNFYSTFGSKYATTSISAVPQWQNLGNWYLHQYTNADTFPVVMGSFWYLKVYFILTVFGVLILRFFPKHINWLIGICVALTLVFNLFPEIYPTGQVGYVSFYLAIFLIANRMRGKKIPKKIIPVLYGIVAAALIWMFWYYGSEIFFKINKNKFPPKIPYIIWTLFSLVTLFVFYNRLKITKDNFVTYIGKNAIFFYFAQGISSSLVYFLVVPLKEHMPWWLLMVLIYIINILLAFVISSVLKKIDDLGWNILEFLRKKTANNQS; the protein is encoded by the coding sequence ATGAACAGAGATCTCTATATTGACTTTGCAAAAGGACTGGCAACGCTTTCCATTATATTCATCCATACCGCTTTCTGGTCGGGACAGTTTTATATTCCCGCTGAAGTCAGGGTCTTTTCTTTAGTCTTTGATGTGGCTTTATTTTATGCATTAAGTGGCATCACCTCAGGGTCAAATATTGAAAAAACCTTCTACAGACTATTAAAATTACAGATCACCTTCATGATCTTTGTGACATTTTTATTCTTTTTAGATTATTTCTTTAAGGTTTTTGGACTCAGTTTTTTTTCTTTAGAATGGCTGCAAAACTTTTATTCCACATTCGGGTCAAAATATGCGACAACGAGCATTTCAGCTGTCCCACAATGGCAAAATCTCGGAAACTGGTATCTTCATCAATACACCAATGCAGACACCTTTCCGGTCGTGATGGGAAGTTTTTGGTATTTAAAAGTCTATTTTATCCTGACTGTTTTCGGCGTTTTAATTTTAAGATTCTTCCCGAAACATATCAATTGGCTCATTGGAATTTGTGTTGCTTTAACCTTGGTATTTAATCTTTTTCCTGAAATCTATCCGACAGGACAAGTGGGATACGTTTCATTTTACCTGGCCATTTTCCTGATTGCGAACAGAATGAGAGGTAAAAAAATCCCGAAGAAAATAATTCCCGTTTTATATGGAATTGTGGCAGCAGCTTTAATCTGGATGTTCTGGTATTATGGCAGTGAAATTTTCTTTAAAATCAATAAAAATAAATTTCCGCCGAAGATCCCTTATATTATATGGACCTTATTTTCACTGGTTACTTTATTTGTTTTTTACAACCGATTAAAGATCACCAAAGATAACTTCGTCACCTACATCGGTAAAAATGCCATCTTTTTCTATTTTGCACAGGGAATAAGTTCTTCTTTAGTCTATTTTCTGGTGGTTCCTCTGAAAGAACATATGCCTTGGTGGCTTTTGATGGTTTTAATTTATATCATTAATATCCTTTTAGCCTTCGTTATTTCATCCGTATTGAAGAAAATTGATGATCTGGGCTGGAATATTCTTGAGTTTTTAAGAAAAAAAACCGCTAATAACCAATCCTAA
- a CDS encoding porin gives MMMNRSLYFLASYVLFFSFFTISVCGQQVNDSLEVLLKPYGSLRGNMAFFDDKMELQENASRIGVELKIKKGELSFIAGGEVQLNMFRGSTSFNVDGNLSRGFVTVESTQDRQVFGNRLGYLGIDFGRFGVVTIGKQWSVYRDVTAYTDRFNVFGARASATFIGGTDGGETGTGRADQSRIYRNRMGNFYVGGQIQARGGNNDHFIDGFGASLQYELL, from the coding sequence ATGATGATGAACAGATCACTCTATTTCTTAGCATCATACGTTTTATTTTTTAGTTTTTTTACTATTTCGGTATGTGGGCAGCAGGTAAACGATTCTCTCGAGGTTTTGTTGAAGCCTTACGGAAGTCTGCGCGGAAATATGGCTTTTTTTGATGATAAAATGGAGCTACAGGAAAATGCGTCGAGAATCGGGGTGGAGCTGAAAATAAAAAAGGGTGAGCTAAGCTTTATCGCAGGTGGAGAAGTACAGCTGAATATGTTTCGAGGCAGCACCTCGTTTAATGTTGATGGAAATCTTTCCAGAGGATTTGTTACCGTGGAATCTACGCAAGACAGACAGGTATTTGGAAACAGACTGGGATATCTGGGAATTGATTTCGGAAGATTTGGAGTTGTCACCATTGGAAAGCAGTGGAGTGTTTACAGAGATGTGACCGCCTATACAGATCGGTTTAACGTATTCGGCGCGCGAGCCTCTGCTACTTTTATCGGAGGTACGGATGGAGGAGAAACCGGAACAGGGCGTGCGGATCAGTCTCGAATTTACAGAAATCGAATGGGAAATTTTTACGTTGGAGGTCAAATTCAGGCGAGGGGAGGTAATAATGATCATTTCATCGATGGATTTGGGGCTTCTCTTCAGTACGAATTATTATAG
- a CDS encoding tRNA-(ms[2]io[6]A)-hydroxylase, translating to MFKLKLPTDPRWANIAEGNLQEILTDHAWCEQKAATNAIGLITMLPEYPEIVTELLLIAQEELEHFQQVHEIIKKRGYTFGRTRKDDYVNELVNFIQKGGNRDTLIIDKMLFAAMIEARSCERFKVLTENIKDEELKTFYRELMISEANHYTTFISFARQLGDEEQVNKRWEEWLEYEAKIIQSYGKGESIHG from the coding sequence ATGTTCAAGTTGAAACTTCCTACTGATCCAAGGTGGGCCAATATTGCAGAAGGAAATCTTCAGGAAATTTTAACGGATCATGCGTGGTGCGAACAGAAAGCCGCTACAAACGCTATCGGGCTCATCACCATGCTACCTGAATATCCGGAAATCGTGACCGAACTTTTACTGATTGCCCAGGAAGAATTGGAACACTTTCAGCAGGTGCACGAGATCATCAAGAAAAGAGGCTATACTTTCGGACGTACCCGAAAAGATGATTACGTAAACGAGCTTGTCAATTTCATCCAAAAAGGGGGCAACAGGGATACTTTGATTATCGACAAAATGCTTTTCGCAGCAATGATTGAAGCAAGAAGCTGTGAAAGATTTAAAGTTTTAACCGAAAATATTAAAGACGAAGAACTGAAGACCTTTTACAGGGAGCTGATGATCTCAGAAGCCAATCATTACACCACTTTCATCAGTTTTGCAAGACAGCTTGGAGACGAAGAACAAGTGAATAAACGTTGGGAAGAATGGCTGGAATATGAAGCAAAAATTATTCAGTCTTACGGAAAAGGGGAATCTATCCACGGATAA
- a CDS encoding DUF502 domain-containing protein, producing MKKLTFENIANFFLKNFFQGLVIIGPIGLTIFVIYYVVTSIDNIIPSVAKEIPGLVFISTILITAILGFLGNKFVVGKFFFDSMDRLLEKTPGVKHIYTPTKDVMSSFVGDKKKFNDPVWVKTNENPEIWRIGFLTQKEMADVDKHNYVAVYLPHSYAISGWVIVTEEKNIKPVVGMTAASAMKFAVSGGVAGFHSDDNIFKAPE from the coding sequence GTGAAAAAACTGACTTTTGAAAATATTGCCAACTTCTTTCTGAAAAATTTCTTTCAGGGCCTGGTAATTATTGGCCCCATCGGGTTAACCATTTTTGTCATTTATTATGTTGTCACTTCTATCGACAACATCATTCCTTCGGTGGCAAAGGAAATTCCGGGGCTGGTTTTTATTTCTACGATTTTAATAACGGCAATTTTAGGGTTTTTAGGAAACAAATTTGTAGTCGGAAAATTCTTTTTCGATTCTATGGATCGTTTGCTCGAAAAAACTCCCGGTGTAAAACATATTTACACCCCGACAAAAGACGTCATGTCTTCCTTTGTCGGCGATAAGAAAAAATTCAATGATCCGGTTTGGGTAAAGACGAATGAAAATCCGGAGATCTGGAGAATTGGATTTTTAACTCAGAAAGAAATGGCAGATGTTGATAAGCACAATTATGTGGCTGTTTATCTTCCTCATTCTTATGCAATTTCTGGCTGGGTGATTGTAACTGAAGAAAAAAACATCAAACCTGTAGTGGGAATGACCGCAGCTTCAGCAATGAAATTTGCTGTGAGTGGTGGTGTAGCAGGCTTCCATTCAGACGATAATATTTTTAAGGCACCTGAGTAA
- a CDS encoding tryptophanase — protein sequence MNLPYAEPFRIKMVEEIHQSTREQREEWLKQANYNLFNLKSSQVFIDLLTDSGTGAMSDRQWGALMMGDESYAGSRSFEQLQNTVEKITGFKYLLPTHQGRAAENVLFSVLVKEGDVVPGNSHFDTTKGHIEFRKAHAIDCTIDEAFDINDLHPFKGNINLEKLEEVYKSHPKESIPFCLITITCNSSGGQPVSLENMKAVRELSNKYGVPVFFDSARFAENAYFIKKREAGQENRSIKDICKEIFSYGDGMTMSSKKDGLVNIGGFIALNSEEVFRKASNFTIIYEGFITYGGMAGRDMAALAVGLDEATDFAYLESRISQVEYLGHKLIEYGIPVQKPIGGHAVFIDSLNFLPKVDRSEFPAQTLGLEIYKEAGIRTVEIGTLLADRDPETRENRYPKLELVRLAIPRRTYTNNHMDYIAAAIKNVYERREEIAKGYKITWEPDLLRHFTVQLEEA from the coding sequence ATGAATTTACCGTACGCGGAACCTTTCCGTATTAAAATGGTGGAAGAAATCCACCAGTCTACAAGAGAACAAAGAGAAGAATGGCTAAAACAAGCGAACTATAATTTATTTAATCTAAAATCTTCACAGGTTTTCATCGACCTTTTAACCGATTCCGGAACCGGTGCCATGTCCGACAGACAATGGGGAGCCTTGATGATGGGAGATGAAAGCTACGCTGGATCTCGTTCATTCGAACAGTTACAAAATACCGTTGAGAAAATCACAGGTTTCAAATATTTATTACCAACTCACCAGGGAAGAGCTGCTGAAAACGTATTATTTTCAGTATTGGTTAAAGAAGGTGACGTAGTTCCGGGGAACTCTCACTTCGACACGACAAAAGGTCATATTGAGTTCAGAAAAGCACACGCCATCGACTGTACCATCGATGAAGCTTTTGACATCAATGATCTTCACCCTTTCAAAGGAAACATCAACCTTGAAAAATTAGAGGAAGTTTATAAAAGTCATCCAAAAGAAAGCATCCCTTTTTGCTTGATTACGATTACCTGCAACTCTTCAGGAGGACAGCCTGTTTCTTTGGAAAACATGAAAGCGGTAAGAGAATTATCTAATAAATACGGAGTTCCTGTATTTTTCGACTCTGCAAGATTCGCTGAAAATGCGTATTTCATCAAAAAAAGAGAAGCCGGACAGGAAAACAGAAGCATTAAAGATATCTGTAAAGAAATTTTCTCTTACGGAGACGGGATGACGATGAGCTCTAAAAAGGACGGACTGGTAAATATCGGTGGTTTCATCGCTTTGAATAGCGAGGAAGTTTTCAGAAAGGCATCTAATTTCACCATTATCTACGAAGGTTTCATTACTTACGGAGGTATGGCCGGAAGAGACATGGCTGCTTTGGCGGTTGGTCTTGATGAAGCGACTGACTTCGCTTATCTGGAAAGCAGAATTTCTCAGGTTGAATATTTAGGTCATAAATTAATTGAATACGGAATTCCGGTTCAGAAACCTATCGGAGGACACGCTGTTTTCATCGATTCCCTGAATTTCTTACCAAAAGTTGACCGTTCAGAATTTCCTGCGCAGACTTTAGGTCTTGAGATCTACAAAGAAGCTGGAATCAGAACGGTGGAAATCGGAACTTTATTGGCCGACAGAGACCCTGAAACGAGAGAAAACCGTTATCCTAAGTTGGAATTGGTACGTTTGGCGATTCCAAGAAGAACCTACACCAACAACCACATGGATTATATTGCAGCAGCCATCAAAAACGTTTACGAAAGACGTGAGGAAATTGCGAAAGGCTATAAAATCACATGGGAACCGGATTTATTGAGACACTTCACGGTTCAGCTGGAAGAAGCATAA